A window from Argopecten irradians isolate NY chromosome 3, Ai_NY, whole genome shotgun sequence encodes these proteins:
- the LOC138319482 gene encoding uncharacterized protein has translation MANPGKLQHTPTHPSTSQHTPAHPGKPQQSKANLGKPQQTPTHPSTPQHTHAHPGKPKHIPAHPSTPQHTSAHPAHHSTPKHTTAHPGKLQHTPAHHSTPWQTLANSGTPQHTPAHPSTPQHTQPGDITKSLLTEAYIEFKVQHDEVSKENFL, from the exons ATGGCAAACCCTGGCAAACTCCAGCACACCCCAACACACCCCAGCACATCCCAGCACACCCCAGCACATCCTGGCAAACCCCAGCAAAGTAAAGCAAACCTCGGCAAACCCCAGCAAACTCCAACACACCCCAGCACACCCCAGCACACCCATGCACACCCTGGCAAACCCAAGCACATCCCAGCACACCCCAGCACACCCCAGCACACTTCGGCACACCCCGCACACCACAGCACACCCAAGCACACCACAGCACACCCTGGCAAACTCCAGCACACCCCCGCACACCACAGCACACCCTGGCAAACCCTGGCAAACTCCGGCACACCCCAGCACACCCCAGCACACCCCAGCACACCCCAGCACACCCAG CCCGGGGACATAACCAAAAGCCTGCTCACAGAGGCTTACATTGAGTTCAAGGTCCAACATGACGAAGTGTCAAAGGAGAACTTTCTTTAA